Below is a window of Candidatus Zixiibacteriota bacterium DNA.
AACTGGATGGACCGGCCACGGTTTGACCGATGGTGCCATCAAGCACAAAATTGGCCGAGGACATGGTGCCGCCACCGGAGGCAATCACATCCCAATTAATCTGCTCCCCGGCGCGCGGTGCATTCGGCTTCTGTGTCGCCGGCAAAGTCGGGTTATCAGATTCACTCCCGGATGTCGGCACGGCGGTCTGATTCGTCGTCGTGGCGGCCGTCGGCGCCGGTTGCGTGACGGGAGAACTGACGGTTGTCGTCGGAACCGACTTAACGGTTTTGGCCTTGGTGTCGGTCTTAGCGGCGGAAGCAGAAGCGACAAGGGCCAGCGCAGTCAGTATGATTAGAACACGCGAAATCGGTGATTTCATGGTAAGTCTCCTGCGAATATAGATCAAAATAGTACTTTCTTGCGAGAACGCAAATCTTTATTAACCCGTCCTTGCGAGTCTCCTCACTCTGCAGGTTGATCCGGTTCCTGCGGCTTGGTCGCAGCCGGCGGCAACTTGGTCAGTTCCTGCACGGCCGGAAAGTCGATGCTTCGTTCAAATGGCAGGCCGTAGGCCTGCGGATGGAGATAGCGGCCGCGCTGTTCGGCTGGCTTGGCGATCTCGGAAATCAGCGGATTGGCCTTGGCAAACTTGTCCGTCCGCACGCCGGTGACCGCCCAGGACACCTTGACGTTGGGCTGATCCGTCCTGATCTGGAAGCGATCGCCCGAGAGTTCCTTGGCGACGATCGCCTGGGCAAACTGGCCGAGCACCGTCAGTTGGTAGCGATGATCAGAAGTGATCGCCGTGAAGTAGGCGGGCACGGCCACTTCCGCCTGACCGCCTGCATCCGTTTCGACATTGCCGGAGACCGTCACCAGCATTTCCGGCGAATCAACCCCGGCCAGTTGCAGATTCTGATTTTCCGGGTCGGCCGGGTGGTCGATTCGCGTGATCTTAGCGGGCATATAGACATTGCCGCCGACATAGACATCGCCCGTGAAATAGCCGGACCAGTTGGTGGCGTTGCTGTAAGAGTGGCCATATACGGCGTAGCCGGTACCAACGTTGCTGCCAGTAGTGCCGGAGATACCGTAGGCGTTGCCCCCATTATCCAGCACAAAGTTGACAATTCCAATCGATGAAGAACTTGCGGTGTTATCGTGTACGCTGGTGTAGACGCCCGTACCAGTGCTATTACCGGTGACTTCGGCAAACACACCGAATCCCGAAATCGCGTTGGAGGTGTGTAGCTCGGCGCCGTAGGCGGCAACGCCGTAGCTGGCTTCAGCATACAGGCCATAACTTGAACCCGTCTTAAGATCGACAGTGCGGGCTCGCCCATGGACATACGCTCCGTATCGATAATCGCCGTCGGAAATGCCCACCCCATAATACCCGTAGACAGTGCCGGCGTTGGCGGCGCCGGCGGTGGCTCCCGAGGCGCGGCTGCGCATTCCGTAGACCGTGCCGGTGCTGAAATTGTCGAGATCGGCGTAGAGGCCGTAGCGAGATCCCGTCGTGCTGTAGTTGCGTATGGCCTGGAGCAAATAGGATGAGGACGGACTAAAGGCGTCGGTGCCGATCACGACACCGCTGTTGTTGCCGTAGAAGGTCGAATCGCCGATGTTCAGGCCGCCGGCAAAGGTCTTCGAGGCGGACACGGTCTGCGATGAAGTCAGATTCATCGCGGTGCCTGAAATCTTGCCGGTGGCAATGGCGGCGGAGTTGTTGATGTCGGCGTTCACGATCGTGCCGTCGAGCAGGTGCGTCGAGGTCACCCCGGCGTCGGCGATGCCAAGCGATGCACTGCCGGTCGTCGCGCCGCCCTCCAGCCCCTCGCCGGCCACGACCTCGGTAATATCGCCGGTGCCGACGTTGTCGGTCCCGTCGGCAAACCCAGCGGGGACGTTGGTCAGGTTCGTCCAACTATGATAGTGCGATGCCGGCTCTCCCTCAAGCAGGTCGCTGTCATAGCTGTGGAAAGCATATGCCGAAGAAATCATCTGGCGCCGCGGCGCGAGTTCGGGGCCGCCGTCTACTCTGATCGCCAGATAGCGGTTCGGTTCGACAAAATAGCCGGGAGCGAGGGGATTGATCGAGCCAAGAACGACCGAAAACAGACCATCGGTGACCGTCACCGCCGGGTGTAACTCCGACCAAAGCTGAATACCGCCACTGTCGCTGTCGAAGAGCGCAAACGCGATTTGATGGGATCCGTTCAGCGCAAGGCCGGCATCGTCGGTAAGTCGACCTTGATAGCTCAGCAGGAGCGGTGTTGCCGCGAAGAGACCAGTCGAGAAGACGAGCAAGCAAACGAGTGTTGTTAGTACATGAGGACGCACAGCGAGACTCCTATGGTTGAAGCGATCTGATTACCTGCGCACCGGTGTCGGGTCGCAGTTGCTGGCAGAACTGGGAACAGCAGTCCTGCGCGGTGATATCGGACGGCACGGTGCCCTCCCACGGAAAGATCAAGTCGATGTGGTAGATTGTGGCTGCGGCCATACCGGCGCTCCCAAAACATAGTAAACCGGACAAAATTGTCAAGGAATTTGATATGGGCGGACTGGCCCCTACTCAGCGAACGCGAGTTATGGGAGAGCTATCGATTGTCGGTCGGTTCCGGCATGGCCGTCGGCTCCGGCTGGGGCTGTCGCAATTGGCCGTGGCGAAGTTGATCGACACCGCGCTCACGCGGCTGGCCGAAAGCATCTGGCTGCAGGTACGTGCCGCGCTCCTCTAGCCGCTTCGGCATCTCGACCTGAGTCGGATGCGCGATTGCAAAAGCATCCTTTCTGACTCCGGTTACCTGCCAGGAAACTTCCAGATTCGGTTTGTCGGTCTTGATCGTGAATCGGCCGTGATCCAGCTTCCGGAGAACAATCGCTTGAGCAAATTCCCCGATGACCGTTAGTTGGTAGCGGAACTCGGCATTGAGAGCATCGAAATAGGGTGGCATTGCAACTACAGCCTCGCCATTGGCATCTGTCGTCACCACGCCGTCGTAGATGACCTTCTGCTCCGGTGAGTCTACTCCGGCCAATCGGAGTGTTTGATTCTCCGGATCGAGCGGATGGTCGATCTCGGTGAACTTGGCCGGCGTGAAGACATTGCCGGTGACGTTGACATCGCCGGTGAAGTAGCCGGCCCAGTTCTGCACACTGTTGGTAGAAGCGTTACCGTACACACCGTAGCCGCTTCCGAGGTTGCCGGTGGCACTGCCGACGGCGCCGTAGCCGTCATTGGAGTTGGCATAAGAAGTCCCGACTGTACCATAGCCCTTGTAGTTGTGCTTAGTTAATCCGTAGACTCCGTAGCTCAGGCTCCCCGAAGAATCGGCCTCGGCGTACACGCCATAAGTGGTTGCGCCATTGTAGGCCTGCGAGTAGACGCCGTAGGTATTCCCGTTTACCGCCCCGGAGCCGCTCAGGGTGCGCGCGAGCGCGCGGACGCCGTAGCGCTCGCTTCCGTCCGACTCGCCGCGCGCGTACACGCCTTGTACTACGCCGCTGTAGGAGAAGCCGGGCGTTGACGCCTTACTGAATCCATAAAGCGCGGTAGTCGTGCCGGACGAAGCGTTTTCGAGCCAGGAATAGAGGCCGTAATTGAAGAACGTATCGTCGTACTTGCGCCGAGCCGACAAGAGCGCGTTCGGCCCGGCCGTGATCCGCCCGATGGCAATGCTCGTGTTGTCGAGCCGCGCCGTGCTGTCGCCGACAATGAGGGCATTGTTGAACGTGTTGGTGCCGGAGAAGGTCTGCGAACCGGTCAACGTCGCCATCCCACCGGCGATCTTGCCGGGCGAAATATTCGCGGCGGCGGAGATGTCGGCATCAACAATCTGACCGTCGCCGATGTGACCGGAGGTCACACCGCCGTTGGCAATGGAAATATTGGCGTCGCCCGAAGCAGTTCCGCCGGTGAGACCGCCTGACGTGTTGACTGCCGTGATGTCGCCGCTACCGGCATCGTCGATGCCATCAGCAAATCCGGCCGGAACGCCTCTAATCCCACTCCAGTTTACCGAATCGGCAGTCTGGCTGACAATCGCGTATGCGGTTGCGACCAATTGCCGGCGTGGCGACAGCTCCGGATCCACACCGACGGTGATTCCGAGCCATCGGCTGCCGCCGACGAAGAGTCCGTTGGGAAAGGGGACATCCTGACCGAGCAAGTAAGTGTAAATGCCACCAGAGACCTGCACACTCTGGTAACCCGAGTTCCAGAGCACCAGGCCGCCTGCGGGGGCATCATATATTTGGAATTTGATCAAGTAGAGCCCATCGGCCACCGGATCGCCGGCGGCGGTGGTCAAGCGTCCTTGAAAATTCACCAGGCCGGGAGTCGCGGCTTCGGCGCGACGTGCGACCATTCCCAGGAACGAGAGTAGAATCAGGGCCGCAAGAGTGGTTCGGAGGAAATCGGGCTTCATCATCTCAGGTCTCCTTTAGTGTAGTTCTCAGAGTGCAAGCAGGCGCTCGAAGATTGTCCGCACAAGCGCCGTTCGGGATCGTCGGTCCGCCGCGGCTGATCATGGTTTCAGTTCAGCCGGAAGCAAGTCATCATTGGTCGTCGGCGTGATCGGCGCGTGCGAGCGCACCGCATCGATGCCCTGATCCCGCGCCCGACCGAAGGCCTCCGGCTGCAAATAGGCACCGCGTTCTTGCGGGCGTTTCCGGGACTCAACCACCAGCGGGTTGGCCCGGGCAAAGGCGTCTTTGCGCAAGCCGGCCACTTGCCAGGAAACCTCGAGATTCGGCTTCTCCGTCTTGATCGTAAATTGGCCGTGTTCGACCTTTCTGATAACGATTGCCTGCGCGAAATCGCCGATTACCGTCAGTTGATATCGGAAATCAGTAGTGAGTGCATCCGCGTACGCGGGCAGAACGACAACGGCCTCACCGTTGTTGTCCGTGGTCACAATTCCGTCATAGATCACTTTCTGATCGGGCGCATCAATACCGGCGAGGCGGAGCGTCTGGTTCTCCGGGTCGAGCGGATGATCGATTTGGGTGACCTTGGCCGGCGTGAAAATCGTGCCGCTCACGTTCACGTCTCCGGCGAAGTAGCCGGCATAGTTCGCCCAGCCGTTGTTGTATGCTTCGCCCCAGACGCCGTAGCCGTAAGTTGCGTTATTGTTCGCGGCCCCGTGTACGCCGTAACCAGAGCCGCTATTCAGGGCCTTGGCCATGACACCGTAGGCAGCGAACGAGGCAGAGTCGCCGGAAGCGTACATGCCGAAGACATCCGATCCCCACTTGGCGTTGGAAACAACTCCCCAGGAACCTCCGGTCGTCAGGCCGGGAGTCAGGGAGCGGGAAATCGCCTGGACGCCGTAGCGAGGGGTGCCGTCGGATTCACCGCGCGCATAAACGCCTTGCGCCAGGCCGCCGTTGCCGGCACCGGGAGTCGAGGCGCGGCTCAGCCCGTACAATGCCGTGGTCTGGCCGGTGGAAGCGTTTTCAAGCCAGGAATAAAGGCCGTAGTTGAAAAACGTGTCGTTGTACTTGCGGCGCGCGGACAGCAGCGCCGTCGGTGCGGCGGTAATTCGCCCGAGCGCAATTGTCGTATTGTCAATCCGCGCCGTACTGTCACCGAAAATGACGGTGCTATTGAACGTATTTGCGCCGGAGAATGTCTGCGTACCGGTGAGTGTTGGAATGCCGCCGGCGATTTTGCCCGGAGCGATGTTGGCGGAATTCGCAATGTCGGCATCGACGATGGTTCCGTTCTGGATGTGACTTGAAGTTATGCCGCCGGACGCTATCGCAATATTCGCGTCACCCGACGTCACTCCACCCGTCAAGCCGCCGGTTGTGTTCACCGCGGTGATATCGCCGGTTCCAATGTTGTCAATACCGTCGGCAAACCCGGCCGGCATGTTTCTGATGCCGCCCCAGTTGACCGAATCGGCATTTTGACTGACGAACGCAAAGCCGCTGGTCAGGAACTGCTTGCGCGGCGTGGACTCCGGATCGGCGCCGACCGTAATTCCCAGCCAGCGGTTGCCGTTGTTGAAAATGCCGTCGGGAAGGGAAACATCTTGGCCCAGCAGATAGGTGTAAACCCCGCCGGTCACAACTACGGGCTGGATGTTGGAATTCCAAAGCGAGGTCCCGCCGGTGGGAGCGTCGTAGATCTGGAAGCGCAGGAAGTAAGTGGCGTCGGGAACCGGGTCGCCAGCGGCAGTGGTCAATCGTCCTTGGTAGCTGACGAGACCGGGAACCGCTGCCTGCAGCGACAGCGCCGCGACCAAGGGCAAGAGCAGGGCCAAGCGGGCAAGAATCGAACGCGCAATTGCACGGGGCATGGGAATCTCCTTGAGTCGGATGTCGATAATCGCAAGTATAGCCCCATATTATCCATTTTTGAGGAATTGTAAAGCGAAAGTTGAGCCAATGGCAATCGGCGTTCAGCGGGCGCCGGCCTGCGGCAAGAGTTCCGCTTCGAGCCGCCGCAAGCGCACCTCGAGGCTCTCCAGCGCGGCAGCCTGTTCGGCGGCCGCGCGAGCCGCAATCTGTGCGTCTAATTCGCCTGCAGCCGAGTTGCTTGCAGCCGGCGCGATCCCGTACCAGGTCGGGACAAATAGCGCGGTAAGGTTGATGTTGGCAGCGGTGGCGCCGGCTCCGGAGTCCTGCCGCCCCAAGAGGTAGAAGTGCCTTGCGCCGGCGTTGACGACAAAGACTGCCTGCACGGTGACAGGCTGGGCAATCGTCGCGCTCGGCTGCGCCGACGGGACCAGCCAGCGGTAGTCCTGCGAAGCCGGAATCGTTACGGCTTGGTCGGAAACCGCAAAGTGAATTTCGTCCGCTGCACCCTGCAAGTGATTGACCTCGAGCTGCGCGGTGGCGATCACAATTACATAGCCGTTGCCGGGGCAGTTCAGGCTGCGATCGGTCAGGACGCCGAGCGAGTTGCTGAGCGCGGCGGCAGTGACAACGTTTGAGGCCACTCCCGGCTCGTTGGCGATTTCGAGAGCGCTGATCGATCCGACGGGCAGCATCACGGAATTGTCGCCGCCGATAGTCATGTCAAACAGCGCTGACCGCTCGGCGCCGGTAATGGCGACAGTCGGGCTGGCCGTGCCCGCGTAGTTGCCGTCGATAACCACGCCGCTGTGGCCCTGATTATCGCGGTTGATCACCAGCATACCGCCGCCGCCGCTTGACAAATCTGCCGCCAGTTGCGCCGCCGGCGCCGCGGAAAGATCGCGCAGAACCAGCCGCGAGCCGGAGGCCGTGGCCTCCAAAAGCGCCACCGGCTGCGATGATCCGCCACGGGAGAGCGACAGGCCGCCGTCGCGCGCACTGCTGCCGATGCGAACTGATACTGCGTATAGCGAATCGCCGGCCGCCAGTTCGCCCTGAACCGACAAATCACCGAGAATTTCGCCGCCGCCGGCGCCGTCGACACTGCCGGCGCGCAGGGCGTAAGCGGTTGCCACGATCTGGCGGCGCGGCAACAATTCAGCACCGCCGTTGATGGTGACACCAAGAAACGTGTTAGGAGAATCAAAAATTTCCGGTGCCAGCGGCGTGACGGCTCCCAGCAGGACTCCATAAAGACCGCCGACGACGGACACATCATCGTGTACCTCTGTCCAGAGCGCAATCCCGCCGACAGGATTTTCGTAGATGCGGAAGGTGAGTTGAAAACTGCCGTTCAACGCGACACCGCTGTCGTCGGTCAATCGGCCTTGATTGGAAATGAGCAACGGCACGCCGGCATTGAGCGGCCGGACGGTTGCCAGCGCGACAAACGCCATCGCCAGCACGACGGTTAACGGGATGCGATTCATTGGCTCTTCCTCTTTTGTGAGTTGCGTCCTCAACCGGCGCCGACCACGTCGAAAAGCAGCTCCGCGCGGGCGGGGCAAAGCGACGCCGTTTTTTGGGCTTTCCCGAATCAGGACTTAACGTCGAGAAATATATCCAATCTTGTGACAAAGTCAAGCCTCGACTGCCGTCCAATCCTGCTTGGCAAGCGACGGCGCACCGCTTATGTTCTCTCAGGAAATCTCATCCTGAGAAAGGAGATAGTGATGCTTGATGCCGCGAAGGCGATCTTGGTGATCGTTGACGTCCAGGGCAAACTGGCGCAACTGATGCACGATCGCGAATCCCTCTTTGCCAACCTGCAGCGGATGGCGAGCGGGGCCAAGACCCTGGGGATTCCAATCCTTTGGAACGAACAGAATCCGCTCGGCCTGGGCGCGACGATACCCGAGCTGGCCGAAATCTTGACCGGGCAGCAGCCGCTGGTGAAGAACACGTTCAGTTGCTGCGGCAATCCGGCGTTTGCCGAGAAGATCAAAGCGAGCGGTCGTCGCCAGGTGCTGCTGGTCGGCATTGAGACCCACGTCTGCGTGTACCAAACCGCGCAGGATTTGCTCGGACAGGGCTTTCAGGTCGAGGTCGTCGCCGATGCGGTGTCGTCGCGCACGGAGGCCAACCGCCGGCTCGGCCTCGAACGCATGAAAGCTCTCGGCGCCGGCATCACCAGCACTGAGATGGCGCTGTTCGAGCTTCTGCGCGTAGCCGAAGGCGACAAATTCAAGGCGATTCTCAAGTCAGTGAAATAGATGTGTCGGAACCAACAAGACTGACTGATCGGGCCACGATCTGCGCCTATCTGCGGCGCAACGTCCCGCTGCATATCTACCAGATCGGTGATCTCGATGACTTCTTCTGGCCTCACACCGAATGGTGGAGTTGGCCGGGGGAAGGCACGACTGAGGCGCTCGCCCTCATCTATCATGCGCAGTCCGGCGCGACGCTGATCGTCCTTGACAGCGATAATCACTCGTCGAATTTGGCGCTCGTGCGTGCGCTGCGGCCGAAGTTGCCGTCACGGTTCTATGCACATTTGTCACCGGGGATGGAAGTCGCCTTGGCAGAATTCTGCGAGTTGGACGACCACGGCCTTCACCTCAAGATGCATGCGGCGCTGAGTCCGGCCAGATCGAGCGGAGAGTCAAGCGGTATTGAGCCGCTGACGATAGAGCAAACACGGGATATTGAAGAATTCTACCGCGCGGCGTATCCGGGCAACTGGTTTGATCCGCGCATGCTGGCGACAGGAATGTACTTTGGCGCGCGTGACAATGGACGATTGATTGCCGCCGGCGGCGTTCATGTCTATTCACCGCAGTACCAGGTGGCGGCGATCGGCAATGTCGCGACGCTGCCGCAGTACCGCGGCCGCGGGTTGGCGACAGCGGTGATGCAGGCGATCATGCACGCGCTGGCTCCCACGATAACTTCGGTCGGCCTCAATGTGAAAGCCGACAATGCTGCCGCTATTGCCTGTTACCGCAGGCTGGGGTTCGTGGAAGTCGCGCCCTACCGTGAATTGAGCGCGATAAAACGGGACACCTGATATCGGGGCACAACTCATGAGCCGTCTTCTCGATCCACTGCGCCAAGCCTTCCATTCGGCGATTCCCCTCCCTTTGAAGTATGGCGTGGAATATCGACGCTGCTACAAGCGCCATCGGAATCTGCAGCAATGGAGCCGTGACGAAATTGCTCGGTATCAGTTCCGGCGACTGCAGGCAATCGTTGACTATGCGGTTATCCACGTGCCGTTCTATCGCCGCGTTTACGGCGCGCTGGGATTTCGCCCGGGCGATCTGAACACACCCGCCGATTTTCTGCAATTACCATGCATCCACA
It encodes the following:
- a CDS encoding hydrolase, with translation MLDAAKAILVIVDVQGKLAQLMHDRESLFANLQRMASGAKTLGIPILWNEQNPLGLGATIPELAEILTGQQPLVKNTFSCCGNPAFAEKIKASGRRQVLLVGIETHVCVYQTAQDLLGQGFQVEVVADAVSSRTEANRRLGLERMKALGAGITSTEMALFELLRVAEGDKFKAILKSVK
- a CDS encoding GNAT family N-acetyltransferase; this encodes MSEPTRLTDRATICAYLRRNVPLHIYQIGDLDDFFWPHTEWWSWPGEGTTEALALIYHAQSGATLIVLDSDNHSSNLALVRALRPKLPSRFYAHLSPGMEVALAEFCELDDHGLHLKMHAALSPARSSGESSGIEPLTIEQTRDIEEFYRAAYPGNWFDPRMLATGMYFGARDNGRLIAAGGVHVYSPQYQVAAIGNVATLPQYRGRGLATAVMQAIMHALAPTITSVGLNVKADNAAAIACYRRLGFVEVAPYRELSAIKRDT